The Electrophorus electricus isolate fEleEle1 chromosome 8, fEleEle1.pri, whole genome shotgun sequence genome contains the following window.
ATTTAATTGTGCAATAAATTGTCTCATTTTATGTCTGCTTTTCTCATGAAGATAGTAGCCATTTCAGTGCCCTCCAGTCAATCTACAGGAGGCAACACTCAGGAGAAATTAGTAGCACCAATTCTCCTCTCTCCAACCGCCCTGCCCTGGTGCCCCAAACACAGCAAGGGCAGGTTTGGAGATGGCATAATTAGGAGCCTGAGAGGTGGGTCTGTACAGTCAGATCTTAATGACCATACAAAAAATCTGACTAATTAGGTCACTTTCATATTTGCTCTTTAATATTACTGAATATAACAAGAAtaattatcaataaaataaatgtactttcATCACATCATTGGTACCATCAAACAAGTGAAAAATATTATTCTAAGCTGTTAGCACCTTTGCTGCATTTCTGCCAAGGGTGTACTGAACTTCAACTGTTTTTCATTAGCTATATTATAAACACATCTGTATTAATGGGCTCATTAATGGAGTTCAATAAAATATGACACCTTTATTAATGTGTCATTTCTCTCATTTAGTTAAGATaactcatttttaaatacatttcaaaacaagcattttttttatgACGAGCAGGGAGGGGGGAAAGAGGAAATGAGACAATGGAGCAGAATTGGAGTGGAGCGACTGCAGTGCTGCGAGTGCAGCATGGGAACAGGCAGAAGCAGGAGCGGAGCGAGTACGGAATGCTTAGAGCGAGCGAGGATCGGGAAGAACGGTAGGAGCATAATTTCCTGCTGTTCCAATCTCCTCACAGTCTCTGTATCCAACATACACCTTTTGTTTAAAGGTACACTGTGCACATACCTTCTGTGAGGCGCGCTTTGCCTCCAGTGGGCTGACACAGCACAGTTGAACATccaacacacagaacaacagTCTGGGCATGGCTGAACACTGTCGTGATCTTATAGCATCCTGTAACAGAAGTACTTGTGTCAGTTTATGTATGAACAAATATACTTGAATAAACCACCAAAACACCCATATTCACTGCTAGACCTCAATATATGATCCACGTCCTTAATTTAGGACTAATGATGCAAAAATGTACCTGGACATTTGACATCCATGAAATATGAATTGGGACTTTGCACAAGACGCTTTTTCTTgtgcctcctcctctcttcctcaggGGTTGGGTGCAACAAATCTTTTGCGAGCTGTGAATATTACACGGGGGTTACATGCAGAGAAGCATTTTCACAGGAAGCATACTATTCACCACAGTAAATTTTAAGAGGTTAAGAGAACGCCGAGTTGATATTATTTAATACTGCTTAAGAATACAACTAAGCTTATTTTATCGATAGTTGTCATATTCTAGATAGCTTGCTCAACTGGCTAATTTACCGAGCTCAATTGATCTCTTATTTGTTCTTTCCAAGCAAGTTGCGTTTTCAGCTGCCCAAGGCGGCATACATGTAACAGCCTGTTATAGTGCCAGCGTTAAACCTTTCAATTAATCAAAGACTGcgtcacaaaacagaaaaacctgAAAACCATCCTCCATGTTTTGTTCTATGTACGCCGCCATCTTAATAGTACCGAGAGCGCATGCAGTCGAggaactgaaatattttatattttaacatcaaAATAGCTAAATCTCATAAATGATATATCATAGTATTGTTAATAAATGCCTCCGCAAAACAGTATAGAAATTTCCGCCCCAAAACCATGAAATAATTGGAGGGTCGCAATTTATTGCCTTTATCTACTCACTGGCATGTTCGCGAGAATTTAGCCGCCGCCGGAAAGGAAGTCCACAGCGGAAACGGTGATATATTATTATGTGAGCACGTGAACATTCCGGAAGTAAgcaacggggggggggggggggtcgtaaAAGGGACATGTTGGTAAGGTCAGTCTGACTCaaattttgttgctgttgttgttttttaatcaaaagaTAAGAGAATATACGCCATCAgatgcatatataaaatatacacataacaGTGTATGCATACATAAATTTAGCACTGAAAAATAGCGCTGAAAGCGTTAGTGCTTTGCATCAAAGATTTTAAAGATGGTAGGATTAATTCAATATAATGCTCCATCTCCTTTTCAAAGGCAACAAAAATTGGCCTTTTGCCTGAGAATTTACACTTGTGAATATAAAACTTAGTCATGAAAAGTATAATTTATCTGGCTCATACCTGTCCTTATTTGCCACTACATTTCACAACTTTAGTCAATcttagaataaaaatgaaagcgATCTGGTCTATTCCTAAAATGAAACTGTTGCTCTATTCAGCAATAGAACACTGACATGGAAACATCTGAAATTTCTCTTGAAGAACATACTTATAAAGTTGAGGCCAATTTATCAGCAATAAGAGTTTAGCTATGCATTAGGTATACCTGTATCCAAAACCTACAAAATGatggaaataaatattaaagGTTGAAAATAACTGATAAAAATGGATGGAAAATTAAAATTTGAGTGATAAATAGCTAGTTATGCTAATTAAATTTTTGATCCTTGCATCATTTGTCATTTAACTGAAGCTATTTTTGTTATTCACCTCATTTCTCATTAGTGATGCCAAGGCAATTTGCTCAGGGCAAGCATGGGCCTTTTGTTAAATTCTTTAGGCAATCCAGAAACACTGAATCATTCTTTGTAGAAATCAATGTTTCTTATTCATACGTTCATTTGATATTTCACACCGATGATGGTGGCTTACATCCAATATGAAGCATAGGAGGTTCATCCTGCAGAACTCAACCTAGCTTTAAATCATTTTAGTATGAGGATGTGCTTCACCATTGTATTGATTGGCTTCAGTCATTTATTGACAATGCACAAAGCAGCAGAATCAGAATCCTTGCCAGACTAATAGAAATCCTTAAGGAGGTCGTAGAAGGTCTTCCCCTTTAATTTGACACCGGACAGAGGGGTAGTAGGACAGTCTCAGTTTAATACTCTAGAGTATTTGGAATGGTTTGTTTCCTGTGGCTACTCTGAAATTAGCTTAGTATAGAGCCTGGAGGTTCACTCCAACACCTTTCATCAAGGGCCATTGATAGTACATGGCCTGTCATCATCTTGTATCATGTGGTTGGCAACTGGGGCAGTATTTCTTAAACTACACTATCAAGTTCCTCATTACTTATGCTAGAAATGGATCTCCTTATCTGATACTTATGCTGAATGGTGCTGGGATGAACCTTCAGCCTCTGTGCTATGGTAGTCACAGAGTAGCCACAGGAAACCATTCCTCTGGAGAACTATGGCGAAACTAAGGCCATCCTACTACTCAACATATGTCCGATGTTAGATTAAAGGAAATGTTCATTTAACAGCAAATCTTGGACCGCAGCCCCAGTTGCAACCTACATAACAATTGTCACATTCTGAATTTCGATACCACTGGTTAGTGTGTGGTCAATAAATGACTGAAGCCAATCAATATGATAGTGAAACATATCCTACACAGATTTTATGGCTAGGTTGAGTTTTCACTTCATACTGAATATACGCTGccatttttgtaataaaataactAATGGGCAAATATGAATGTCATTGTTTTCTACAAAAAAATCATctgtaaatgataaatgacaTAAGGTACCAAAAATTTACTCAAATCCTTTAATAAAATCCCACTGTAGTATTCGgttcacatgcattttaatcatcttttttcatcaaacaatatttatttccaCCCTCATGAACCCCCATTATGaccataaataaaatgtgattaaaaaaatatttgtatcaAATTAACATTGTTTTGACCAAATAACAGTTGATTTTATCAAATCAAATAACTCacttaaatgttattttttccaTGCATTTTTATCAGCcacattttcatcatttaatatttgttattaCTACCAACCCTCATACCAACTGGGCCTAACAGGTGCTTCCACATGACAGAAGAGGTGCTATACAAATcaagcatattattattattattattattattattattattattattattgtctttaTGGTTAATTTCACCTCTTGTCCTCATGTCCTACTGTTGCAGCATACAGAGATTCCTATCAATATTACAGTCTTTCTTGTTTGCAGTAACTGAATCTTTGGTGGTATAAACCACATGGAGTCTGCCATGTCCTTGTAATCTTAACTCATAGAACTCTCATCTGAATGCAGGAGTTTAACAacgatttttcttttcaaacaaaAAGAGCATTAGGAAATGCTATCCAAAATCTTAACTTCAATGACAACAGATCATGGCATTATGTGCCTTTCATGATGCCTAAGGAACACAAAAACTACACTGTCACTGCATGGTAATTAATTGTCCTTGATATATTGTCATACAGTTTTTGTTTCAGTATTGTCCCCATAGTCTTCACAGTAGTCCAGACCTACCCCCTGCACCATAATCGCTGCGTGGGATAGGCCAAAGCAACCGTCAGTTATTGACTTGCTCCTCTTGATAGCTGGAGGTAGAGATGGCCCCGTAAGGATCAATCACTGTTTGGGCACAGCGGATGACTGTGACGAGCAAgaagaggcagagcaggataAGGAAAAACAGGGCAAATCCCAAGTCCAGATCGACCTCCAACCAAGACACAGGCGGTACTGGCTGATCCATTATGCTGGTTGGGAGGGGACAGGTGGCTCAGGATCTCAGTTAAGCTCAAACCCAGCACAGaggctctttctttctctgtccaccAGTACTGAAGGAATTGTTCTCTCTCCTTGGCTTTTTACCAAGGTTATGTGATGTTATCTCCTCTGCCTATGTCACTAAACCTGATTTGCAGAGTGGGACACAAGCCAGCAACCATCTGTTGCCAAAAGGGATGCAGCCCAAGTCCTGCTGGGACAGAAAATGTGATGTTTAATCCACAAACCACATGCTGTCCCAAACAAGGAGAGTATGAACCGTCAGTATGAGCTGTCTTAGAGATCAAGAACTTCAGCAGGTTACTTGAGGTTTATGAGGGCATAAGATCTTCTGCATAAAAAGGTACAATATATCACTTGTTACATACAAACCATGTGAGGGGTGAGTTTGAGATGTTATACAGGCATGGAGGCTCGTGTTTTGGACTGGAATCAAATTTCACAAAGTGAAATAGAATCGGAGGGCAgcaatatattttgcatttaaactgcattaaatTTTATTGAGAAGTGAATACAAACCTCTGTGCATGTTTGAAGCTATCGGTACATGGAACAAATTTAACATTTGTTCACTGGTCTGCATTGTTGTCTCCATTAAAATCCATGAGCAAGCAGTGAGAAATTAATTTGTTAACAGGATAGGACAGAATGGAATTAAGTGGTATACAAGCTTTTATTAGACTCCCCATGTATTAATTTTCCTCATCACATTTCTGTTGCTCAAATGTTTCCACTCTTAGTTCTTCCACTTTTCCTGGTCTGCTTTACTCGgcagtacactacactacactaccctaCAAAACCAAACAGTACGCTACAATACTTTATCTACTCTAAGTCTGTATAACACATATTACCAGAACTTCTCTCTCACAACCTCCCCTTGGCACCTAGGCTTTCATCATTAGAACAAAGATGCGGGGGGGCGAATGGTGAGGTGGGCAGTTTAGATGTGGTTCCAGATGCCCCGGCCCTTTGTTCTACTGTTACGCAGGGTGGCCATCCAGTTGCCTGCCCCAGTGGTACAGGGATCAGACTGTTCCCACACGTCACACCCAGGGGGATGGCGGGATGGAGGTGGAGCCAGGGGAAGGGAAGATGACGCCAGGGAGAAGGAAAGCGATCCTCAGTGGCAATTAATTTGCCCATCTGGGGAGGATAGTCCAGGagaacagaacactgaactAACTACTGTTTGAGTGGCTGCTGTCAGGAACAGAGTGGGGGAGGAGTGGGGGTGATTGGGTAAAGCGATCTTGTTCTCTTGCCATTAGCTTAAATGATGAAAACATCCACAGGAGGATGGGGCCAAGAGGAGAAGAGGTAGAAGGAGGTGGGGGATCATGGGATCATTCAGAAGCTACAAAAGTTTATCAAGATGCTAAATcacctaaaaaataaaatttaaaaataatttgaacagCATTTTTTACCTTATGAC
Protein-coding sequences here:
- the rps27.1 gene encoding 40S ribosomal protein S27.1; amino-acid sequence: MPLAKDLLHPTPEEERRRHKKKRLVQSPNSYFMDVKCPGCYKITTVFSHAQTVVLCVGCSTVLCQPTGGKARLTEGCSFRRKQH